The Candidatus Zixiibacteriota bacterium genomic interval GATGCCGACCAGATTGGCCGCGAGGTGGTCGAGCAGAATCCGGCTCTGTTGAAAGGACTGGTCAAGCGGTTCGGCGATGAGATTCTGACGCCGAAAGGCAAGCTTGACCGAAAAAAGCTGGCTGCGCTCGCATTCCGCAATAACGACACCCGCGACATGCTCAACCGACTTGTCCACCCATACCTTTTGAAAGAACTCAACCGGCAGATGAAGTCATTGGCCAAAAGGCACAGGCTCGTCGTGATCGATGCCGCCCTGCTGCTTTACTGGAATCTCGATCAGGTCGTTGACAAAGTGATTTTGATACACGCTTCGCAGAAAATTCGACTCAGGCGATTGGCAGAGCGGGGGATAGGGCGCAAAGACGCACTCGCCCGCCAGAGACAGCAGCTCAGTTATACCGAGCAGCGCAAGCGCGCGGACCATGTTATTTTCAACAACGGAACACCGCAAGAGCTCAAACTGAAACTTCAAAAGGTTATCGCCAAATCGGTTGACTAATTTGATATATTTGCTACCATTAATCCTGTGTTAACTGACTGGTACAGCATATTACCTATCAAGAGGTTTGAAAAATGACAACGACCGGCTCCTCTCGAAATATCCATAAAAGCGAATATACTATCGAAAAGCTCATAGAAACCGCCAATTACATGAGGGGTCTGAACCTCACGGCGCTTTGCTCGGCGCAGTCGGGTCACAGCGGCGGTACACTGGGAATAATGGACATCTGCGCCGCGCTTTATCTTAAGATAGCCCGTCACGATCCCCAGAATCCCGATTGGGAAGACCGTGACCGCATAATCTGGTCAGCCGGCCACAAAGCCCCGGCGCTGTACACGTCGCTGGCGCTCGCGGGGTATTTCCCCGAGCGTGAACTGATGAAGCTCCGGATGCTCGGCTCGCCTTTTCAGGGACATCCGCATCGTAAAGATCTCGCCGGGGTGGAAATTTCATCCGGCTCGCTCGGACAGGGGTTCTCTGTCGGGGTCGGCATTGCGCTGGCCGCAAAGCTCGACAAAAAGGATTACTGCGTTTTCGTAATTAGCTCCGATGGTGAGCAGCAGGAGGGGTCTATTTGGGAAGCGGCCATGTCGGCCTCCCATCACAAGCTTGACAACCTGATTCTGCTTATAGATAAAAATCGTCTTCAGATTGACGGTGCAGTGAAAGAGGTCATGAATATCGACCCGCTGGCGGATAAGTACGAGGCCTTTGGATGGCACGTGCTCGAAGTTGATGGTCATGACATGAGTGATATCGTCAGCAAGCTGGACAAAGCCCGCAACAACAACGACACCGGCAAACCCGTCGCGCTTATCTGTCACACCAACAAGGGGCGCGGTGTATCGTTTATGGAAAACGTGGTTGGATGGCACGGCAAACCGCCGAGCAGGGAAGAACTGGGGAAAGCGCTTAAGGAGCTTGGGCTGGAGAAGACAATCGACGTCGATGCGCTCATCGCCTATGGCGCCGAATACGAAGCCGAAATGGACAGGAAACTCGATGACGGTCTTCCGAAATTCAAACGCGATTACTGGTGGAATAAATCTGACAATATGAAAGTGGAGATGGATCCAACCCGCAAAGGCATGGGCCGGACGCTTGACAAATATGGCGATGACGAGAGGGTCGTCTGTATCGGCGCGGACATTTCCGATTCTATCACCATATCCGACTTCTACAAAAAACACGCGGAGCGACGGAAGCGCTTTATTTCTGTCGGTGTGGCTGAACAGGGAGCCACTACCATAGCAGCGGGTTTGGCCAAAGAAGGCAAACTGCCGGTCTTCGGCACCTATGGTGTCTTTTCGTCCGCCCGCAATCTCGACCAGCTTCGCGTTTCGGTCTGCTACGGCGATTATAATGCCCTGGTGGTCGGCGCTCATGGGGGAGTATCGGTTGGGCCGGATGGCGCCACGCATCAGGAACTCGAAGCGCTTTTTCAAATGACCGGTCTTCCGAATATGAGAGTGGCGGTTCCTTGCGACGCTGTCGAGACGGAGAAGATGACCCGGGCTTTGCTTTTCGATGTTGTTGGTCCCAAATATCTGCGCTTTGCCCGTGAGGCTACTCCCATTGTCACGAAGCCGGATACGCCGTTCGTTTTCGGTGAGGCCAATGTTTACCGCTATCGCGGCGAAACAGAGAATTTCGTTGATGCCTTCGAAATCACGCTTGCGTCGGAATACGAAAATGAAGGTGAGGAACTCACGATAATTTCTTGCGGCCCCGAAACCGCGGAGGCGCTTCGCGCCGCATACATTCTAAAATCGGATT includes:
- the coaE gene encoding dephospho-CoA kinase (Dephospho-CoA kinase (CoaE) performs the final step in coenzyme A biosynthesis.): MIIGITGQIGSGKSTAARLLKQMGAVVIDADQIGREVVEQNPALLKGLVKRFGDEILTPKGKLDRKKLAALAFRNNDTRDMLNRLVHPYLLKELNRQMKSLAKRHRLVVIDAALLLYWNLDQVVDKVILIHASQKIRLRRLAERGIGRKDALARQRQQLSYTEQRKRADHVIFNNGTPQELKLKLQKVIAKSVD
- a CDS encoding transketolase: MTTTGSSRNIHKSEYTIEKLIETANYMRGLNLTALCSAQSGHSGGTLGIMDICAALYLKIARHDPQNPDWEDRDRIIWSAGHKAPALYTSLALAGYFPERELMKLRMLGSPFQGHPHRKDLAGVEISSGSLGQGFSVGVGIALAAKLDKKDYCVFVISSDGEQQEGSIWEAAMSASHHKLDNLILLIDKNRLQIDGAVKEVMNIDPLADKYEAFGWHVLEVDGHDMSDIVSKLDKARNNNDTGKPVALICHTNKGRGVSFMENVVGWHGKPPSREELGKALKELGLEKTIDVDALIAYGAEYEAEMDRKLDDGLPKFKRDYWWNKSDNMKVEMDPTRKGMGRTLDKYGDDERVVCIGADISDSITISDFYKKHAERRKRFISVGVAEQGATTIAAGLAKEGKLPVFGTYGVFSSARNLDQLRVSVCYGDYNALVVGAHGGVSVGPDGATHQELEALFQMTGLPNMRVAVPCDAVETEKMTRALLFDVVGPKYLRFAREATPIVTKPDTPFVFGEANVYRYRGETENFVDAFEITLASEYENEGEELTIISCGPETAEALRAAYILKSDFGVETRVINMHTVKPLDRDAILRAAAETSAIITAEEHQIGGLGNLVAAVVAEGNFDGGESVKFSMVGVRDSFGESGKPWQLIKKYGLAAEHIALRAKELLDK